A window of Streptomyces marispadix contains these coding sequences:
- a CDS encoding class I SAM-dependent methyltransferase translates to MTLFISPEGPGLAELARQALSSTQRGYDLLAPKFDGSPFRTPDEVLDATAQALRPLGPFGPGLDLCCGTGAGVERVLRRVCTGPLTGADFSEGMLAPARRAVPEARWVRADARALPFRDAFDLAVSFGAFGHFLPHERPTLFAQVHAALRPGGLFAFPVAAPPRVGSLPYWVLWGFDTAMRVRNAVWRPRFVMYYRQFALPEVRRDLTAAGFEITTLALDSLGRLPDGSPRCRLVLARRRQ, encoded by the coding sequence GTGACGCTGTTCATCTCCCCGGAAGGACCGGGCCTCGCCGAGCTCGCCCGTCAGGCGCTGTCGTCCACGCAGCGCGGTTACGACCTGCTCGCGCCGAAGTTCGACGGCAGCCCGTTCCGTACACCGGACGAAGTGCTGGACGCCACCGCCCAAGCGCTGCGCCCGCTGGGGCCGTTCGGGCCGGGGCTCGACCTCTGCTGCGGCACGGGGGCCGGTGTCGAACGCGTGCTGCGGCGCGTGTGCACCGGCCCCCTCACCGGGGCCGACTTCAGCGAGGGCATGCTCGCGCCGGCCCGCCGTGCCGTGCCCGAGGCGCGGTGGGTGCGTGCCGACGCCCGTGCGCTGCCGTTCCGCGACGCGTTCGATCTGGCAGTCAGCTTCGGGGCGTTCGGCCACTTCCTGCCGCATGAACGGCCCACGCTCTTCGCACAGGTCCACGCGGCCCTGCGCCCCGGCGGCCTGTTCGCCTTCCCCGTCGCGGCGCCACCCCGCGTCGGCTCGCTTCCGTACTGGGTGCTGTGGGGATTCGACACCGCGATGCGGGTGCGCAACGCGGTCTGGCGCCCCCGATTCGTCATGTACTACCGGCAGTTCGCCCTGCCCGAGGTGCGTCGCGACCTGACCGCCGCGGGCTTCGAGATCACCACCCTCGCCCTGGACTCCCTCGGCCGCCTCCCGGACGGCAGCCCCCGCTGCCGCCTGGTACTGGCCCGCAGGCGGCAGTGA
- a CDS encoding VOC family protein: MTSRLNPYLSFDGDARQAMEFYKEVFGGTLAVNTFGEFGQPGAEHADKIMHAMLETSSGFTLMAADTPPGMEHSAGTNFAVSLSGDDDSELRGYWSKLSKDGTVSVPLEKQMWGDVFGMCTDRFGIPWMVDITGS, encoded by the coding sequence ATGACATCGCGTCTCAACCCGTATCTCAGCTTCGACGGCGACGCCCGGCAGGCGATGGAGTTCTACAAGGAGGTCTTCGGCGGCACCCTGGCGGTGAACACCTTCGGAGAGTTCGGCCAGCCCGGCGCCGAGCACGCCGACAAGATCATGCACGCGATGCTGGAGACGTCGAGCGGCTTCACCCTGATGGCCGCCGACACCCCGCCGGGAATGGAACACTCCGCCGGCACCAACTTCGCGGTGAGCCTCAGCGGCGACGATGACTCCGAACTGCGCGGCTACTGGAGCAAGTTGTCCAAGGACGGCACGGTCTCGGTCCCGTTGGAGAAGCAGATGTGGGGCGACGTCTTCGGCATGTGCACGGACCGCTTCGGCATCCCGTGGATGGTCGACATCACCGGGTCCTGA
- a CDS encoding alpha/beta fold hydrolase: MDFQRVGTGAHTVLVLHGWFGSSRSWQALLPHLDRERFGYVFLDYRGYGERRGETGQYSIAEAAADVLTAADQLGAERFSLLGHSMGGSVMQRVYADAPQRIRALVGVSPVPAGGVPFDEQSWQLFSSAADSPGSRRAIIDFTTGNRLTGTWLDAMVRHSMEHSDRDAFAAYLPAWARTDFHTEIQGADVPIQVIAGQHDPALGPETMRATFGAWYPNLELQTFPDAGHYAMDESPVTLATSVERFLGRH; the protein is encoded by the coding sequence ATGGACTTTCAGCGTGTCGGCACAGGAGCGCACACCGTGCTGGTTCTGCACGGCTGGTTCGGCTCGTCGCGGTCGTGGCAGGCCCTGCTGCCGCACCTCGACCGGGAGCGGTTCGGCTATGTGTTCCTGGACTACCGCGGCTACGGGGAGCGTCGCGGCGAGACGGGGCAGTACTCGATCGCCGAGGCGGCAGCCGACGTACTGACGGCAGCCGATCAACTCGGCGCGGAGCGCTTCTCGTTGCTCGGGCACTCCATGGGCGGGTCCGTGATGCAACGCGTGTACGCCGACGCGCCCCAGCGGATACGGGCACTGGTCGGGGTGTCGCCGGTGCCCGCAGGCGGCGTACCGTTCGACGAGCAGAGCTGGCAGTTGTTCTCCAGCGCCGCCGACAGCCCCGGCAGCCGCCGCGCCATCATCGACTTCACCACCGGGAACCGGCTCACCGGCACCTGGCTGGACGCCATGGTGCGGCACTCCATGGAGCACTCCGACCGCGACGCGTTCGCCGCCTATCTGCCTGCCTGGGCGCGCACCGACTTCCACACCGAGATCCAGGGCGCCGACGTGCCGATACAGGTCATCGCCGGGCAGCACGACCCGGCGCTGGGCCCCGAGACCATGCGGGCCACGTTCGGGGCCTGGTACCCCAACCTGGAACTTCAGACCTTCCCCGACGCCGGGCACTACGCGATGGACGAGTCCCCGGTGACCCTCGCCACCAGCGTCGAGCGCTTCCTCGGAAGGCACTGA
- a CDS encoding snapalysin family zinc-dependent metalloprotease, with protein sequence MLVRNAIRAALVGTSLTLALLGGQAVAAPTESPHDTAAPEVLTYDAGGSAEFADAVDSGVNVWNESVKAVRLEPVKDGEQANVRIVADDGWPRAETTSLGNGTVYMGREAVQEGHDTIRIASHELGHILGLPDVKPGPCSSLMSGASAGTSCTNAKPDASEKAEVEENFAQGSAATEKFERTLVFQD encoded by the coding sequence GTGTTGGTCCGTAACGCCATACGGGCGGCCCTCGTCGGGACGTCGTTGACGCTCGCCCTGCTGGGCGGTCAGGCAGTGGCCGCCCCCACGGAATCCCCCCACGACACTGCCGCACCCGAGGTCCTCACCTATGACGCCGGCGGTTCCGCCGAGTTCGCCGACGCGGTGGACAGCGGCGTGAACGTATGGAACGAGAGCGTCAAGGCCGTACGGCTCGAACCGGTGAAGGACGGTGAGCAGGCCAACGTACGCATCGTCGCCGACGACGGATGGCCGCGCGCCGAGACCACCAGCCTCGGCAACGGCACCGTCTACATGGGCCGCGAGGCCGTGCAGGAGGGCCACGACACCATCCGCATCGCCTCCCACGAGCTGGGGCACATCCTCGGTCTGCCCGACGTCAAGCCGGGTCCGTGCTCCAGCCTGATGTCCGGCGCCAGTGCCGGAACGTCGTGTACGAACGCCAAGCCGGACGCCTCGGAGAAGGCGGAGGTCGAGGAGAACTTCGCCCAGGGGTCCGCGGCCACGGAGAAGTTCGAGCGGACCCTGGTCTTCCAGGACTGA
- a CDS encoding AraC family transcriptional regulator, which yields MTVEMERLPVEHSEFTTSDPGTGEALSAEMFGSFQPRYAQSEEFTFGGRRTTAGDMSLDHLVHSRMSIECAPLDYLMFTFVRGGTLTFTAGDSETRLRIGDTAVSPMHVPLTISWDRLSKEVISIPMKAAQDAAVEYGADGDLRFVGTTPVSPAMDRFWRSTVGFVASRLESPDTPLGEPLVYAQTLNLLATAAVKTFPNTTMEADYQPGPGRVSAAVLRRAVAFIEARADRPLSLIDIAAAVSVSPRALQHGFVREYGTSPLGYLHRVRLERARRDLQAADPKTGVAVDSVATRWGFPNPSRFTTVYQQTYGQLPGHTLRT from the coding sequence ATGACGGTGGAGATGGAGCGGCTGCCAGTCGAACACTCGGAGTTCACCACATCGGATCCGGGCACGGGGGAGGCCCTGAGCGCCGAGATGTTCGGTTCCTTTCAGCCGCGCTACGCCCAGTCCGAGGAGTTCACCTTCGGGGGCAGGCGTACGACCGCCGGGGACATGAGCCTCGACCACCTCGTGCATTCGAGGATGAGCATCGAGTGCGCCCCGCTCGACTACCTGATGTTCACCTTCGTCAGGGGCGGCACGCTGACGTTCACGGCAGGCGACTCCGAGACCCGGCTGCGTATCGGCGACACGGCAGTGAGCCCCATGCACGTTCCCCTGACCATCAGCTGGGACCGGCTCAGCAAGGAAGTCATATCGATTCCCATGAAGGCCGCCCAGGACGCCGCCGTCGAGTACGGAGCAGACGGCGATCTGCGCTTCGTAGGGACCACGCCGGTCTCCCCGGCGATGGACCGGTTCTGGCGCTCCACGGTCGGCTTCGTCGCCAGCCGGCTGGAGTCTCCGGACACTCCGCTCGGCGAGCCGCTGGTCTATGCGCAGACGCTGAACCTGCTCGCGACGGCCGCGGTGAAGACGTTCCCGAACACCACCATGGAGGCCGACTACCAGCCGGGCCCCGGCCGGGTCTCCGCTGCCGTGCTGCGCCGGGCGGTCGCCTTCATCGAGGCCCGGGCGGACCGTCCGCTCTCGCTCATCGACATCGCCGCCGCGGTGTCGGTGTCACCGCGTGCCCTCCAGCACGGCTTCGTCCGGGAGTACGGCACGAGCCCGCTCGGCTACCTCCACCGCGTCCGCCTGGAACGCGCCCGCCGTGACCTCCAGGCCGCCGACCCCAAGACGGGCGTGGCCGTCGACTCGGTCGCCACCCGCTGGGGTTTCCCCAACCCGAGCCGCTTCACCACCGTGTACCAGCAGACGTACGGGCAACTGCCCGGCCACACCCTCCGCACCTGA
- a CDS encoding nucleoside deaminase, whose amino-acid sequence MTMDDVDRRHLRRCVELAAEALEAGDEPFGSVLVAADGTVLGEDRNRVAFGDRTRHPEFQLARWAAENMTPEARARATVYTSGEHCPMCAAAHGWVGLGRIVYASSSEQLAGWLTELGVPAPPVRTLPIREVVPGAVVEGPFPEFAEQVRELHGRFHGEA is encoded by the coding sequence ATGACCATGGACGACGTAGACCGGCGGCATCTGCGCCGCTGTGTGGAACTGGCGGCCGAGGCCCTGGAGGCGGGCGACGAGCCCTTCGGCTCCGTCCTCGTCGCGGCCGACGGGACGGTCCTCGGCGAGGACCGCAACCGCGTGGCCTTCGGCGACCGCACCCGCCATCCGGAGTTCCAACTCGCCCGCTGGGCCGCGGAGAACATGACCCCGGAGGCACGGGCGCGCGCCACCGTCTACACCTCCGGCGAGCACTGCCCGATGTGCGCCGCCGCCCACGGCTGGGTCGGCCTGGGCCGCATCGTCTACGCGAGTTCGTCCGAGCAACTGGCAGGCTGGCTTACGGAGTTGGGCGTCCCCGCACCTCCCGTGCGCACCCTTCCGATCCGGGAGGTCGTCCCCGGTGCCGTGGTCGAGGGCCCGTTCCCCGAATTCGCGGAACAGGTACGGGAGTTGCACGGCCGCTTCCACGGCGAGGCGTGA
- a CDS encoding ABC transporter substrate-binding protein has protein sequence MTASRRRTARLADVVSVAACTALLAGCGAIPGTAGADKDTVTVMTWAPQGTEATNMPGMPAMAQAYARWVNSEGGVNGHRIRVLTCNDHNDTVRAARCAGRAKREGVVAVVGSYSQHGRSFMPALESAGIPYIGGYGVADQEFTSPYSYPVNGGLPALVAGNGRQLAAGSCSHVSLVRPDTTVGDQLPRLINAGLAAGGSGPVTDVRAPEDASAYSRQAHKALADAKTYAAARAGTALRSAAARGPCVTAVLGGRTDTFFDSFRQLRKDSPYVRTASVLGSVQQSLVDQSGGPRSPLEGAFATGWYPADGDARWKPMKRVIEEHAFGDNRVDGSDPGVQTTWIAYTVLRQVLKSMDEDESVTAKSVRRALDQGEPVGTGGLTPKLNWNYDNMLAARDFPRIVNTTVTYQRVRNGRLTPVHDGFVDVQKTLENGASES, from the coding sequence ATGACCGCAAGTCGCCGTCGTACCGCACGCCTTGCCGATGTCGTCTCCGTCGCCGCCTGCACCGCGCTGCTGGCGGGCTGCGGGGCGATACCCGGCACGGCCGGGGCCGACAAGGACACGGTCACGGTGATGACGTGGGCACCGCAGGGCACCGAGGCCACCAACATGCCGGGCATGCCCGCGATGGCACAGGCGTACGCACGCTGGGTCAACTCCGAAGGCGGCGTCAACGGCCACCGGATCCGGGTGCTCACCTGCAACGACCACAACGACACGGTGCGCGCGGCCCGTTGCGCGGGACGCGCCAAGAGGGAAGGCGTCGTCGCGGTCGTCGGCTCCTACAGCCAGCACGGCCGCTCGTTCATGCCCGCCCTGGAGAGCGCCGGCATCCCCTACATCGGCGGCTACGGCGTCGCCGACCAGGAGTTCACCAGTCCGTACTCCTACCCCGTCAACGGCGGGCTCCCCGCACTCGTCGCGGGCAACGGCCGCCAGCTCGCGGCGGGTTCCTGCTCCCACGTCTCGCTGGTGCGTCCCGACACCACCGTCGGGGACCAGCTTCCGAGGCTCATCAACGCCGGTCTGGCGGCGGGCGGTTCGGGCCCCGTCACGGACGTGCGCGCCCCGGAGGACGCCTCCGCCTACTCACGTCAGGCACACAAGGCCCTGGCCGACGCCAAGACCTACGCCGCCGCCCGCGCGGGCACGGCGCTGCGCAGCGCCGCCGCGCGAGGGCCATGCGTCACGGCCGTGCTCGGCGGACGCACCGACACCTTCTTCGACTCGTTCAGGCAGCTCAGGAAGGACAGCCCGTACGTACGGACCGCGTCGGTGCTGGGCAGCGTGCAGCAGTCCCTCGTAGACCAGTCCGGCGGACCGCGCAGCCCCCTGGAGGGCGCGTTCGCGACGGGCTGGTACCCCGCCGACGGCGACGCCCGCTGGAAACCCATGAAGCGCGTCATCGAGGAGCACGCCTTCGGCGACAACCGCGTCGACGGCTCGGACCCGGGCGTACAGACGACCTGGATCGCCTACACGGTGCTGCGCCAGGTGCTGAAGTCCATGGACGAGGACGAGTCCGTCACCGCCAAGTCCGTACGCCGCGCCCTCGACCAGGGCGAACCGGTCGGCACCGGCGGCCTCACGCCCAAGCTGAACTGGAACTACGACAACATGCTGGCGGCGCGCGACTTCCCGCGCATAGTCAATACGACGGTGACGTACCAGCGGGTCAGGAACGGCCGTTTGACGCCGGTGCACGACGGCTTCGTCGACGTCCAGAAGACCTTGGAGAACGGAGCCTCGGAGTCCTGA
- a CDS encoding cytochrome P450: MAAPTGTPDVFDPRVFARGIPHDGFRRLRDEAPVCWQHEREVLDWPAGPGYWAVTRYQDVRHVLRDPTVYSSWLGATQIRDPAPGDLDFIRRMILNMDPPEHSRIRRLAAAVFTRRRLERFTEQITARATALLDSVAGQGSCDLPAEVTDDFPLANLAELLGVPAADRGLLLKWTNRVIGYQDPEHAEVVRDADGRPVNPRSPAMLRDMFDYAHELARHKRSHPADDLMTALATATLDDGRPLTGDELAMFFFLVVIAGNDTVRSALPGGVLALLEHPDAYRRLRADPGLLPSAVEEMLRWHPPVLSFRRTATRDTELAGQRIEEGDKVVVYHASAHFDERAFPDPYRFDITRRPNDHLAFGQGPHMCLGAHFGRLQMRLFFEQLLTRLPELELAGPPVRLVSNFINGITHLPVRWAARQG; encoded by the coding sequence ATGGCCGCCCCCACGGGCACACCAGACGTGTTCGATCCCCGCGTGTTCGCACGCGGCATCCCGCACGACGGCTTCCGCCGGCTCCGCGACGAGGCCCCCGTCTGCTGGCAGCACGAGCGCGAAGTGCTCGACTGGCCTGCGGGGCCCGGCTATTGGGCCGTCACCCGCTACCAGGACGTCCGCCACGTGCTGCGCGACCCCACGGTGTACTCGTCCTGGCTCGGCGCCACTCAGATCCGCGACCCCGCCCCCGGCGACCTCGACTTCATCAGGCGCATGATCCTCAACATGGACCCGCCCGAGCACAGCCGGATCCGCCGCCTGGCCGCCGCCGTGTTCACCAGGCGGCGCCTGGAACGCTTCACCGAACAGATCACCGCACGTGCCACCGCCCTGCTGGACTCCGTTGCCGGGCAGGGCAGTTGCGACCTTCCCGCCGAGGTCACCGACGATTTCCCCCTCGCCAACCTCGCCGAACTGCTCGGCGTCCCCGCCGCCGACCGGGGCCTGCTGCTGAAGTGGACCAATCGCGTCATCGGCTACCAGGACCCCGAACACGCCGAGGTCGTACGCGACGCCGACGGACGCCCCGTCAACCCGCGCTCCCCCGCGATGCTGCGCGACATGTTCGACTACGCACACGAACTCGCCCGGCACAAGCGCAGCCACCCCGCCGACGACCTGATGACCGCGCTGGCCACCGCAACCCTCGACGACGGACGCCCCCTGACCGGCGACGAGTTGGCGATGTTCTTCTTCCTCGTCGTGATCGCGGGCAACGACACCGTGCGCAGCGCCCTCCCCGGTGGCGTCCTGGCCCTCCTGGAACACCCCGACGCCTACCGGCGGTTGCGCGCGGACCCGGGCCTTCTGCCCAGCGCCGTGGAGGAGATGCTGCGCTGGCATCCGCCGGTGCTCAGCTTCCGCCGCACCGCCACCCGGGACACCGAACTCGCCGGGCAGCGGATCGAAGAGGGCGACAAGGTCGTCGTCTACCACGCCTCCGCCCACTTCGACGAGCGTGCCTTCCCCGACCCGTACCGCTTCGACATCACCCGCAGGCCCAACGACCACCTCGCCTTCGGCCAGGGCCCCCACATGTGCCTCGGCGCGCACTTCGGACGCCTCCAAATGCGGCTGTTCTTCGAGCAGTTGCTCACCCGCCTGCCGGAACTGGAACTCGCCGGACCGCCGGTCCGCCTGGTCTCCAACTTCATCAACGGCATTACGCATCTGCCGGTGCGCTGGGCGGCGCGGCAGGGCTGA
- a CDS encoding right-handed parallel beta-helix repeat-containing protein, whose product MKTLTRPGAVSVVVGVGLSFAVVPAGPAGAAGETHVRCNDVAGLIAAINRANSGGGRITLAPHCTYTLTTRDNADDGLPEITGNVTITGRDTTVRRAPNAAQDFRILHVAPEGRLTVNSLTISGGRLPDFAGGGIWNSGTLKLNRTAVEANRAETSGGIHNVGGQLELAGSTVERNTATLNGGGIHNGRNQLLDRPGRLTMKGGSLLKNRALNDAGGGLENLRSTAHLASVTVKGNTAPRGGGINQFAGTLRLKSTTLSGNIAVTGGGLRNSFSTASLVRSSVTRNTAITAGGGIFNENSSSVTLDAGRVVRNSPDNCSPEGSVPGCTNPTGTGTPQNSASPSKGGKGRK is encoded by the coding sequence ATGAAGACCCTTACGCGGCCCGGCGCCGTAAGCGTCGTGGTAGGCGTCGGACTGTCCTTCGCCGTCGTGCCGGCCGGGCCTGCCGGCGCTGCCGGGGAGACTCACGTGCGGTGCAACGACGTCGCCGGCCTGATCGCCGCGATCAACCGCGCCAACTCCGGCGGCGGTCGTATCACCCTCGCCCCCCACTGCACCTACACCCTCACCACACGGGACAACGCGGACGACGGACTCCCGGAGATCACCGGGAACGTGACCATCACCGGCCGCGACACCACCGTTCGGCGCGCTCCGAACGCGGCACAGGACTTCCGCATCCTGCACGTAGCGCCCGAGGGCAGACTCACTGTGAACTCGCTTACGATCAGCGGCGGCAGGCTCCCCGACTTCGCCGGCGGGGGAATCTGGAACAGCGGCACGCTGAAACTGAATCGCACGGCCGTCGAGGCCAACCGCGCTGAGACGAGCGGCGGCATCCACAACGTCGGCGGGCAGCTCGAACTCGCCGGCAGCACGGTCGAGCGCAACACCGCCACCCTCAACGGCGGCGGGATCCACAACGGGCGCAATCAACTCCTCGACCGTCCCGGCAGGTTGACCATGAAAGGCGGGTCTCTGCTGAAGAACCGGGCGCTCAACGACGCCGGCGGCGGTCTGGAGAACCTCAGAAGTACGGCGCATCTGGCCTCGGTCACGGTCAAGGGCAACACCGCTCCGCGCGGCGGCGGCATCAACCAGTTCGCCGGCACCTTGCGCCTGAAGTCGACCACTCTCAGCGGCAACATCGCCGTGACGGGCGGTGGCCTCAGAAACTCCTTCAGCACCGCCTCGCTCGTACGGAGCTCGGTCACGCGCAACACCGCCATCACGGCCGGCGGCGGAATCTTCAACGAGAACTCCAGCTCGGTCACGCTCGACGCCGGCAGGGTCGTCCGCAACAGCCCGGACAACTGCTCACCCGAAGGCAGCGTCCCCGGCTGCACCAACCCCACCGGCACCGGCACGCCGCAGAATTCGGCCTCGCCTTCCAAGGGCGGCAAGGGCCGCAAGTAG
- a CDS encoding PP2C family protein-serine/threonine phosphatase, with the protein MLRSRERHTDGRDGPDGRAGSDGRDGPDGRDGPVMRGAHAFGSMELRRVAGVLPLLLIALGVVLDLVTAPTLTGSAFFCAAPLAAAPFFTMGGTALVGMVSVAAVALMRVLDEMSNGLMDISETASTAVVSALAIAINRHLRRSGAALSSARTIAEAAQFAVLPVPPALLDGVQVAARYRAAQIGARIGGDLYAVQETRYGVRLLIGDVRGKGMGAVQTVVLLIGAFREAADQEPTLEAVADRLERALLREGPRRRDPDFGEDFTTAAIAEIPAESPERLRIVNRGHPSPLLLADGECRFLDPAVAALPLGQPDLGRKPDLIEEVPFPYGSQLLLYTDGLSEARDGDGAFFEPDAALTGRSFDDPEAMLDAVLEDVQAHTSGATADDMALMAVQHRPRAEGHRPPDDQGS; encoded by the coding sequence ATGCTGCGATCGAGAGAGCGGCACACGGATGGACGCGACGGGCCGGACGGGCGCGCCGGGTCCGACGGGCGTGACGGGCCGGACGGGCGCGACGGCCCGGTGATGCGCGGCGCCCACGCCTTCGGCTCGATGGAGCTGCGCCGCGTCGCCGGCGTCCTGCCTCTGCTGCTGATCGCCCTCGGCGTCGTCCTCGACCTGGTGACCGCTCCCACGCTGACAGGCTCCGCCTTCTTCTGCGCGGCCCCGCTCGCCGCCGCGCCCTTCTTCACGATGGGCGGCACGGCACTGGTCGGCATGGTCTCCGTCGCGGCCGTCGCACTCATGCGCGTGCTCGACGAGATGTCCAACGGCCTCATGGACATCTCCGAGACCGCCTCCACCGCCGTCGTGTCCGCTCTCGCGATCGCCATCAACCGCCACCTGCGACGCAGCGGTGCCGCTCTCTCCTCCGCCCGTACCATCGCGGAGGCCGCCCAGTTCGCGGTGCTGCCGGTGCCTCCCGCACTGCTCGACGGCGTCCAGGTCGCGGCGCGCTACCGGGCCGCGCAGATCGGCGCACGTATCGGCGGGGACCTGTACGCCGTGCAGGAGACGCGTTACGGCGTACGTCTGCTGATCGGAGACGTACGCGGCAAGGGCATGGGCGCGGTGCAGACGGTGGTGCTGCTGATCGGGGCCTTCCGGGAGGCGGCCGATCAGGAGCCGACCCTGGAGGCGGTCGCCGATCGCCTGGAGCGGGCCCTGCTCCGGGAGGGCCCCCGGCGGCGCGACCCCGACTTCGGCGAGGACTTCACCACGGCCGCGATCGCCGAGATCCCGGCGGAGAGCCCGGAGCGCCTGCGCATCGTCAATCGCGGCCACCCGTCGCCGCTGCTGCTCGCCGACGGCGAGTGCCGCTTCCTCGACCCCGCCGTGGCGGCCCTGCCCCTGGGGCAGCCGGACCTGGGCCGGAAGCCGGACCTCATCGAGGAGGTCCCCTTCCCTTACGGGAGCCAGCTTCTGCTCTACACGGACGGCCTCTCGGAGGCCCGGGACGGCGACGGCGCGTTCTTCGAGCCGGACGCCGCGCTGACGGGCCGCTCCTTCGACGACCCCGAGGCGATGCTCGACGCGGTACTCGAGGACGTACAGGCGCACACGAGCGGTGCCACGGCGGACGACATGGCGCTGATGGCCGTGCAGCACAGACCCCGGGCGGAGGGACACAGGCCGCCGGACGATCAGGGCTCGTGA
- a CDS encoding MSMEG_6728 family protein, translated as MQTFLPYPDFDASALALDPRRLGKQRVEALQVLRGLTVPGYGWRRHPAVRMWAGYEEALVRYGLEICRAWQALGHGDTVAATLTADLAALRSGPPPPVRDQPRLAADGELPPWLGDEAFHRSHRSALLRKDPAVYAPLFPGVPEDLPYVWPVSDRPGGTLADE; from the coding sequence ATGCAGACCTTCCTTCCCTACCCGGACTTCGACGCGTCGGCCCTCGCCCTCGACCCCCGCCGCCTCGGCAAGCAGCGAGTCGAGGCACTCCAGGTGCTGCGTGGCCTGACCGTCCCGGGCTACGGCTGGCGCCGGCATCCGGCCGTACGCATGTGGGCGGGCTACGAGGAGGCGCTGGTCCGCTACGGCCTGGAGATCTGCCGCGCATGGCAGGCACTGGGCCATGGGGACACCGTCGCCGCCACATTGACCGCCGACCTCGCCGCACTCCGCAGCGGCCCGCCCCCGCCCGTACGCGACCAGCCCCGGCTGGCGGCCGACGGCGAACTGCCCCCTTGGCTCGGCGACGAGGCCTTCCACCGCAGCCACCGCTCGGCACTGCTCCGCAAGGACCCCGCCGTCTACGCACCGCTCTTCCCCGGCGTCCCGGAGGACCTGCCCTATGTGTGGCCGGTCTCGGACCGCCCCGGCGGAACGCTCGCCGACGAGTGA